The window GGCAAATACAGACTCCATAGCCATTTCAAGCATCATGGGAATGGCTAAAAGCAGCACAGCACTTCTGATATTCACTTGGGTAAAATCAGTGGCTTCCCCGCTGAAGGCTTTTTTCAAAAATTCAATATATTTTGTCATTTCGTAATCAATCATTTAGATAATCCCAAAAATACAAATCCAATTATTAGAAAAACTTAGCAATTGGTAATAAAATTTAATTTAGATTTGTATATTCTTAAAAATTATTCTTATGAAAAAAATAATCTCTACTATTTTTCTATTTGGAATGGTACTGTCCGGCACTATGCTGTCTGCTCAGGAAATGACTCAGGAAAAAATGAAAGCCATTTATTCTGATGATATTGCAACATTTAAAAAACATTTTGCACCGGGAGATTACAACAAATGCTTCCTTGTCGGAGATATCCTGTATTCCCCTCTTGGCTTCAGTGTAATGTCTGATAGAAAGAATATTCTTAAATTCCTTTTGGATAATAAAGCCAATGTTAATAAAAAATGCCAGAACAAAACCCCTCTTGAAGTAGCTGATGAAACCAAAGGCAGCGAAGAAGTAAAGAAAATTCTGATCGCAAAAGGCGGTAATAGAGATTAAAAAATCTGAAAACAAGATATGAAACTTCCGAAAGGAAGTTTTTTTTATTTATAAAACCTGCAAAAATCTTATCTTTGCCAACGAAAAATTCAAGGTTCGGAATTGAACCTTAAACATTGAACTTTAAACAAATAATTATGTTTCGATCACACACCAACGGAGAGCTATCTCTGAAAAATCTGAATGAAGAAGTTACACTATCAGGATGGGTACAGACTATCCGTGATAAAGGATTTATGATTTGGGTAGATCTTCGAGATCGTTACGGAATTACTCAGCTGGTTTTTGACCAGGACCGCTCTTCTGCGCAATTGATGGAAGAAGCTAAAAAACTGGGCCGTGAATTTGTGATTCAGGCTACCGGAAGAGTTATTGAAAGAGTAAGCAAAAACCCTAATATTCCAACCGGGGAAATTGAAATTCTGGTAGAAAAACTGACTATTCTAAATGCTTCAATTCTTCCTCCTTTCGAAATCGAAGATAAACTCGATGTAAGCGAGGAATTAAGAATGAAATACCGCTATCTGGATATCAGAAGAAATCCGGTAAAAGATAAACTGATCTTCCGTCACAGAATGGCGCAAAAAGTAAGAAATTATTTATCTGAGGAAGGTTTCATTGAAGTGGAAACTCCTGTTTTGATCAAGTCTACTCCGGAAGGTGCAAGAGACTTCGTAGTACCAAGCAGAATGAATCCGGGACAGTTTTATGCATTACCACAGTCTCCACAGACTTTCAAACAGCTTTTGATGGTAGGTGGAATGGATAAATATTTCCAGATTGTAAAATGTTTCCGTGATGAGGATTTAAGAGCAGACAGACAGCCTGAATTTACACAAATCGACTGTGAGATGGCTTTTGTAGAGCAGGAAGACGTTATGAACGTATTCGAAGGAATGACCAAAACGCTTATAAAAGATATTACAGGTCAGGAATTCGGAAATTTCCCGAGAATGACATTCGCAGACGCGATGAAAACCTACGGGAATGACAAACCGGATATCCGTTTCGGAATGAAGTTCGTAGAACTGAATGAGCTGGTAAAAGGAAAAGACTTTAAGATTTTTGATGATGCAGAATTAGTTGTAGGAATCAACGTAGAAGGATGCGCAGAATATACAAGAAAGCAGATCGATGAACTTGTTGATTGGGTAAAACGCCCTCAGATCGGAGCTTCCGGAATGGTTTGGGTAAAATTCCAGAATGACGGAGTGAAAACCTCATCGGTAAACAAATTCTACAGTGAGGAAGATTTAGCAAAAATCATCGAAAAATTCGGAGCAAAAGAAGGAGACTTAATGCTCATTCTTTCCGGAAACGAAAATAAAGTGAGAGCTCAGCTTTCCGCCTTGAGAATGGAGCTTGGAAACCGTTTGGGATTAAGAAAAGGAAATGAATTTGCCCCCCTTTGGGTAGTCGACTTCCCTCTTTTGGAATTTGACGAAGAAAGTGGACGTTACCATGCGATGCACCACCCTTTCACCTCTCCAAAGCCGGAAGATATCCACTTACTGGAAACGGATCCGGGAAAGGCAAGAGCCAATTCTTATGATATGGTGCTGAACGGAAACGAAATCGGAGGGGGATCTATCAGGATTTTCGATAGAGATCTTCAGTCTAAAATGTTTGATTTATTAGGATTTACCAGAGAAGAAGCAGAAGCTCAGTTTGGATTCCTGATGAATGCCTTCAAATACGGAGCTCCGCCACATGGTGGACTGGCATTCGGATTTGACCGTTTGGTGGCTATTCTTGACGGAAACGAAGTGATCAGGGATTATATCGCTTTCCCTAAGAACAATTCCGGAAGAGATGTAATGATTGATGCACCTGCTTCGATTGCCGATGCACAGCTCGATGAATTAGAATTACAATTGAACTTAAAAGCATAAATGTAAAGCGGGGTGTTTGTCCCGCTTTTTTTATATCCTACTATCTGGGGTACTTAACATACCAACACTTTATACCGACAATATTGTTTATAAGACAATATTCATAAAATAACAGCATTTACAATTCACATCATTGTAAACCCCTTCATATTTTATTAATTTATTAATTAAACAGTATTTAACATAGAAAAATATACAATCTCAATTACTATATCAATAATTTGTGAAATAATTAAATTTGAAATTTTATAGTAAAAAATTAAATACTATACGTTAATTAACGAAATTAATACACAAATTAATCAAATACACAATAAAACAATCAATATATTATGTTATATTCAAATATAACATAATATCAATATATTTACAGCACACAGCCGGGTTATAATGAAGATTGAATTAAATTAAGCATTCCCTTATTTTAATCTTTTGCGCAGGATCATAATACAGCTGTTCATATTGTACACCTGATCACCCAACCAAAATTAAATATTATGAAAAGTAAACTATTGCTCTTATCGGGATGCCTTGTTCTGGCCCTGAATTCATGCAGGTCGGATATTGAAAATGCACCAGCTGATTCAATAGATCCTATCACTACAAACTTAAATAATGCAAAAATTCACAAATTATTAATTGACGGAAAATACACGTACGTCAATGAAATAAATGGAGAATATTTTTATGCGGAAGATATTACGATCAGCCCGGAACAGTTTAATATATTAAAGGGAAAGGCTGATTCCGGAACATCAACAGCTGATAAAAGCACCATTGTAAGCTCATTTATTAAAACATGGCCGGATGCAAAAGTCTATTATACGTTACCCAGCCAGGGAAGTCTGAGCACTCAGAATTACAACACATTCCTTACCAATATCAACAAAGCGTTTGATTTAATTTCCTCTAAAACCAATGTTCAGTTTATTGAACGCACCAATCAGACAGAATATATCACCTTCACTTATACCACTGGCAACAGTTCACCGCTTGGCTGGCAAAAAAACAGAGTTAACGGTATTAAAATTTATAACATCACCTATCCCGCCATTATTGCTCACGAAATCATGCACTCTATGGGAATCATGCATGAGCAGTGCCGCCCGGATAGAGATCAGTACATTATTGTGGATGTAAACAAAGCCGTAGAAGGAAGCCGTCATAACTTCAATCTTTATAATGACTATGCAGGACACGGTGCGTTTGATTTCGGATCAGTGATGATGTATCAGTCTACAGACTTTGCTATAGATGCAAGTCAACCTGTAATGACTAAGCTGGATGGTTCTACCTTTACCAAGCAGCGAACAGGCCTGTCTGCCGGTGATTATGCCGGAATCAATCATCTGTATGGTCCTGTGAATGCCTCTTCTGCTGTCAACGGAACGTATACACTGACAACAGCTTTAGCAACTGATAAAAACCTGGATATATCCGGAAGTGCTACTACAGACGGCACCAGCGTAATTCTGTATTCAGCTTCTACAGGAAACAACCAGAAGTTTACATTCAGTAAATCTGATCACGGATATTATATCATCAAATCTATATTAGATCCTACGAAGGTGTTAACCGTGAAAGGGAGCGGAACTGTAAATGGAACAGCAGTTGAATTAAGAACCGATTCCGGTACGGATGCCCAGAAATGGCTACTGTTCAATCTGGGGAATAATGGTTTTGGATTCGCCCCTAAGAATGCACCAGCACTGAGATTAGAGGTGAAAAATGGCTCTACAGCCAATCTTACCCCTATTGTCATTGGCACTACAGACCAAACGGTTCAGCCTTCCACAAAACAACGCTTTATCCTTACAAAAGTTAATTAAATTTTTCACACAAATAAAAGGTTAGAAAATAAACTTTCTAAGAACAATTCAGGACGATCTGTAATGATTGAGGCGCCTGCTCCTTTAAGAGGGCACACAGCTTGCCGAAATGGAATTACAATTGAATTTAAAAGCATACATTAGCGGGGTATTTGCCCCGCTTTTTTTATATTTAAATAGAAAATTCAACAGATGAATAGATCAGAGGAAAAAACGAGTAATCCGCGCCCTAAAAGCAAAAAATGGACGCCATGGACCCTTGCAATGACCATCATTGGATTGGTTGGCCTTTTTTCCTTATTTCACGGAATTGGCTATTCAAAATATAAAGATAGTTTAGATTTTAAAGCAGGTTATTTTCTCATCGGAATTCTTATTCTTGCTCCTTTTTATTACTATATTCATTCTATTATTGAAAGTGAAAAAGGATTTCCACTGGACAATTTCAATAAAGATCTGATCACTCAGGATATAAAACGGTACAAAATCTATGGCCATGTAGATTGAGAAACGCTGTGATAGAAAATTTTGTTTTTGGTGCAGGAAAAGAACAAAATGATTATGTCTATATTTCGTACAACAAAACAGGTATTGAATTTATAAAAACCAAAATCACTGTAGAATACACAGAAGAAAACTCTATCTGCCGATTACTTACAGCATATACCAATATTGATACAATAACTTTAAAAGAAATTTTCAAGAACCAGTACTCATCAGCAACGGTATACTTTGACAAATATATTCCCGGAAATTATTATCTTGATCTGGAGTTCCTGCAAAACTGGAAAAAATAAAAGCGGAAACCCAGTTCCGCTTTTTTATCGGTAAAAAATTATCTCATTTTTATCATCTGCTCCCTTCCGGGACCCGTCGAAAGATAAGCCACCGGAATCTCTAATTCTGCTTCCAGAAATGATAGAAACTCATTCACTTCTTTTGGCAGCTCTGCAGGATTTTTCATCACTGAGAAATCAGCATTCCAGCCCTCCATCCTTTTCAATACAGGCTTAGCATTTTCAGGCAGTGTTGCAGCAATGGTTTCCATAGTTCCATCTTCCAATTCATAGTGGGTACAAACCGCCACTGATTTCAAGCCGCCCAAAACATCTGCTTTAGTCAGAACCAGCTGAGTAACGCCGTTGATCATTACCGCATACCTTAAGGCAGGCAGATCAAGCCATCCTATTCTTCTTGGCCGGCCTGTGTTGGAGCCAAATTCATTCCCTTTTATTCTGAGATCATCCCCAAATTCATCTAAAAGTTCCGTTGGAAACGCACCATTACCCACACGGGTACAGTACGCTTTCGCTATTCCGTAAATTTCACCGATCTTTTTCGGTGAAACGCCTAAGCCGCTGCTCGCACCAGATGCTGTCGTTGAGGATGACGTTACATACGGGTAAGTACCGTGATCAATATCCAGCATCGCTGCCTGAGATCCTTCTGCCAAAACTTTTTTACCTTCGGACAAAGCTTTGTTAAGATAAATTTCAGTTTCTGTGCAATTGAATTTTTTTAGGAATTCCACCGCATCAAAAAATTCTTTACTGATTTCTTCTAAAGCAGGGAGAACAATCATTCCCTCTTCTTCCAGCATTTTGTAATCTCTATCAAGAATCTGCTGTGCTCTGCTTTGAAAATCTGATGAAAATATATCCCCTACCCTCAGGTTCTGTCTTAATATTTTGTTTGAATACGCCTGGGCGATCCCATTCTTTGTTGTTCCGATCGTGGTATACCCGGGACTTTGTTCCATAAAAATATCCAAGAGCTTATGCGTTGGCATTACCAGATGGGATTTTCCGGAAATAATAATACGGTTTTCCGGCTGAACGGTGTCATCAAATATCTGAAGATTCAGAATTTCTTTTTTAAAGCTTACAGGATCCAGAACCGTTCCCGTTCCGATCACATTCTGCACCCTATCCATAAAGATCCCCGAAGGAATCATTTTAAGCGTAATTCTGCGTCCATTTCTTTCAATACTGTGCCCAGCATTAGATCCGCCGTTAAAACGGGCTGTAATGTCGTAATTTTCACTGATCAGATCAATAAACTTTCCTTTTCCTTCATCACCCCATTGTAGTCCTAATACAATATCCATATCCGTACTTTAAATTTTATGGAGCAAAGCTATGACAGTCAACGGGAAAGGCCATTGTCATTTGGCAAAAAGGAAACTCAACCGTAAAATGTAAAAAGTATTAGTGATTAAAAGCTATCATTGACCGATCATCATTTATCATTTATCATTTATCATTTATCAAAAATAATTCTAGACTATATTTCTTCTGATTCTACTCAATGAAGAAGGCGTAACCCCAAGATAGGAAGCCAGCATAGACTGCGGTACCCTGTTGGCAAGTCCCGGATAATGATTTAAAAAATGGATATAACGTGATTTCGCATCCTGATTCAGCATAATACTGGCCACCTTCAGTTTATTCTCAACCACAAAGACATGAATTCTGGCAAATAAAACCGGCCAGACCGCTATTTTTTGCTCAAGGATTTTAAAATGCTTAAGATCTATTACCAGCACCACAGCATCAGTAATGGCCTCAATATCTTCATGTGCCGGCAGTTGGTCAGTAAACCCCTGAAAATCTCCGATAAATCTGCCTTCATAGATAAAATAGCGGGTAAAATCATCCCCCTGCTTGTTATAGTATAAAGACCGGAAAACGCCTTCCTTTACAAACGCAATTCTTTGGCTCACTTTTCCCGCCTCTACAAAAGGTTCTCCTTTTTTTACAGTGATTTCCTGAATGCCTTCAGCAATCAGAAGTTCATCCTGAGGATTCAGTGTCCCGAATTTCTTGATATAAGTAAAAAGCTCTTCCATATTTCCTTTATCACCACAGATTGCGGAAATATAAAGATATAAAAGTCAGCGCTAAAAACAATTGTCATTTGGCAACAAACATGGCTAAAGATACCACACAAGCTCCCGGCGGCATGTTAATTGCTTGATTTTTAAAAACGTAAGACAATGAAAGCAATTTGGAACGGCGCCATTGGATTCGGTTTAGTAAACATTCCCGTAAAAATTTACTCGGCAACAGAAACCACAAAACTGGACCTCGACATGCTTGATAAATCTGATTTTTCGAACATCAGATTTAAAAGAGTAAACGAAAATACGGGAAAAGAAGTAAAATGGGAAAATATCGTCAAAGGTTATCTCATGGACGACAAATATATCGTTCTGGATGAGGAAGATTACGAAGCGGCAAGCCCTGAAAAAACAAAAATACTTTCTATTGACCAGTTTGTAAAAGAAACTGAAGTAGACAGTGTATATTTTGAAACCCCTTATTACCTTGAACCTCAGAAAAACGGGGAAAATGCCTACAGGCTTTTACTGAAAGCCCTTGAAAAAACATCTATGGTAGGCATTGGAACCTTTGTGCTTCGTGACAGCGAAGCCATCGGAATGATCCGCCCGTATAATGATGAGATACTGGTGCTGAACCGGCTGAGGTTTGATCAGGAAATCAGAGATTATAAAGATCTTAAAATTCCTGCCCGAAAAGCTCCGAAACCAGCGGAACTCAAAATGGCTGTAAGCCTTATAGAACAGCTTTCCCAGGAATTTGATCCCGAAATGTATAAGGATACCTACTCTGATGAACTGATGAAAATCATCAAACAGAAAGCAAAAGGTAAAAATGTTAAAGCTCAAAAAGCTCAGCCTGCAAAAGAAGGTAAAGTGATTGACCTGATGGCCCAGTTAAAGGCCAGTCTCAATAGTTCTAAATCCAAATCCGCATCATAATGGCTTTAAAAGATTATCAGCAGAAACGAAAGTTCGAGGAAACCAGAGAGCCCAAAGGGAAAACAAAAAAAAGCAAAAATCAGCTCATTTTTGTGATTCAAAGACACGCTGCAAGCAGACTTCATTATGATTTCCGGCTTGAAATGGACGGTGTACTGAAAAGCTGGGCCGTTCCGAAAGGGCCATCATTAGATCCAAAAGATAAACGTCTGGCCATGATGGTGGAAGATCACCCTTACGATTATAAAGACTTTGAAGGGAATATCCCTGAAGGCAACTATGGGGCCGGACAAGTGGAAGTCTGGGATAGCGGAACTTATGAGCCTTTGGAAGAAAACACTAAACTTTCTGACGAAAAAGAGCTTCTGAAAGAACTGCATGCCGGTTCTTTGAAATTTATTTTACACGGCAAAAAACTGAAAGGTGAGTTTGCCTTGGTTAAAATGAAAAATAGTGAAGACAATGCGTGGCTGCTCATCAAGCATAAAGATGAATTTGCAGAAAGTCCTTACGATGCCGAAGAAAATACCTCTGCAAAATCCCTTGTTACAAAATTTCTGGAGGAAAAAAAAAGCCTAAAAACAAAGGAAAAAAAGAAGTGATCACGTCTGAAAAACCATTCAGAAATTTCAATTCCTTAACGAACGAAAAGAAAGTAAAATCTTTCATAAAACCCATGCTGGCCAAGCTTTCCGAGGAGGCCTTCAATGATAAAGACTGGCTTTTTGAAATAAAATGGGACGGCTACAGGGCAATTGCTGAGCTCCGCAAAGACCCCCCGCTCTTCTACTCCCGCAACGGAATTTCTTTTTTATCCAAATTTGACAAAATCGCCCAGGATTTTGATCAGCAGAAACACCATATGATCTTAGACGGAGAAGTAGTAGCCTATAATGAACAGGGAACACCTGATTTTCAGCTTTTACAGCAAATTATGGAGCATCCTGAAACAGTTCTTGTGTATCAGGTGTTTGATCTTCTCTGGCTGAATGGTCATTCTACCGAAGAACTTCCCCTCATTCAACGGAAAGAACTTTTAAAAGAAGCTTTAATTGAGACTCACAGCATCAAATATTGCGACCATATCCCGGAAAAAGGTATTGAATTTTTTACACAGATGAAAAAAATGAAGCTGGAAGGGATGATTGCCAAACGTGCAGACAGCTTGTATACCGAAAACAGCAGAAGCAGTGACTGGCTTAAAATTAAATTTTCCAATACAGAGGAAGTCATTATCTGTGGCTTTACAGAACCCAGAGGATCAAGGGAAAGTTTTGGTGCACTGATTTTAGGAAGATATGAGAACGAAAACCTCATCTACTGCGGCCATACGGGTACAGGATTTAATACATCAACTTTAAAAGAAGTATACCAGCGGCTTCAGAAATTAGTTGTACAATCATCTCCTTTCGAAAAAATTCCCAAAACCAATATGCCGGTAACCTGGATAAAACCGGAACTGGTATGTGAAATTAAGTATTCTGAAATTACCAGGGACGGTATCTTCAGACATCCTGTTTTTATAACCATCAGAGAAGATAAAAGTCCGGAAGACCTAAAAGAGTCCTCCTTCACCGAAAAACCTAAAGCAATGAAACAGAAAACATCATCAAAAAAAGCAGAAGTTACTGAGAAAGAAAAGGAGGTTACTATAGATAAACATATCTTAAAGCTTACCAAGCTGGATAAAATTTATTTTCCTAAAGATGAAGTTACCAAGGGAGATGTGATCGACTATTATCAATCTGTTGCAAGATCTATTCTGCCTTACCTCAAAAACCGTCCGCTTTCTCTTAATCGTTTTCCCAATGGAATTGAAGAACAGGGCTTTTATCAGA of the Chryseobacterium aureum genome contains:
- a CDS encoding ankyrin repeat domain-containing protein, with protein sequence MKKIISTIFLFGMVLSGTMLSAQEMTQEKMKAIYSDDIATFKKHFAPGDYNKCFLVGDILYSPLGFSVMSDRKNILKFLLDNKANVNKKCQNKTPLEVADETKGSEEVKKILIAKGGNRD
- the aspS gene encoding aspartate--tRNA ligase; this translates as MFRSHTNGELSLKNLNEEVTLSGWVQTIRDKGFMIWVDLRDRYGITQLVFDQDRSSAQLMEEAKKLGREFVIQATGRVIERVSKNPNIPTGEIEILVEKLTILNASILPPFEIEDKLDVSEELRMKYRYLDIRRNPVKDKLIFRHRMAQKVRNYLSEEGFIEVETPVLIKSTPEGARDFVVPSRMNPGQFYALPQSPQTFKQLLMVGGMDKYFQIVKCFRDEDLRADRQPEFTQIDCEMAFVEQEDVMNVFEGMTKTLIKDITGQEFGNFPRMTFADAMKTYGNDKPDIRFGMKFVELNELVKGKDFKIFDDAELVVGINVEGCAEYTRKQIDELVDWVKRPQIGASGMVWVKFQNDGVKTSSVNKFYSEEDLAKIIEKFGAKEGDLMLILSGNENKVRAQLSALRMELGNRLGLRKGNEFAPLWVVDFPLLEFDEESGRYHAMHHPFTSPKPEDIHLLETDPGKARANSYDMVLNGNEIGGGSIRIFDRDLQSKMFDLLGFTREEAEAQFGFLMNAFKYGAPPHGGLAFGFDRLVAILDGNEVIRDYIAFPKNNSGRDVMIDAPASIADAQLDELELQLNLKA
- a CDS encoding M12 family metallopeptidase, with the translated sequence MKSKLLLLSGCLVLALNSCRSDIENAPADSIDPITTNLNNAKIHKLLIDGKYTYVNEINGEYFYAEDITISPEQFNILKGKADSGTSTADKSTIVSSFIKTWPDAKVYYTLPSQGSLSTQNYNTFLTNINKAFDLISSKTNVQFIERTNQTEYITFTYTTGNSSPLGWQKNRVNGIKIYNITYPAIIAHEIMHSMGIMHEQCRPDRDQYIIVDVNKAVEGSRHNFNLYNDYAGHGAFDFGSVMMYQSTDFAIDASQPVMTKLDGSTFTKQRTGLSAGDYAGINHLYGPVNASSAVNGTYTLTTALATDKNLDISGSATTDGTSVILYSASTGNNQKFTFSKSDHGYYIIKSILDPTKVLTVKGSGTVNGTAVELRTDSGTDAQKWLLFNLGNNGFGFAPKNAPALRLEVKNGSTANLTPIVIGTTDQTVQPSTKQRFILTKVN
- a CDS encoding adenylosuccinate synthase; this translates as MDIVLGLQWGDEGKGKFIDLISENYDITARFNGGSNAGHSIERNGRRITLKMIPSGIFMDRVQNVIGTGTVLDPVSFKKEILNLQIFDDTVQPENRIIISGKSHLVMPTHKLLDIFMEQSPGYTTIGTTKNGIAQAYSNKILRQNLRVGDIFSSDFQSRAQQILDRDYKMLEEEGMIVLPALEEISKEFFDAVEFLKKFNCTETEIYLNKALSEGKKVLAEGSQAAMLDIDHGTYPYVTSSSTTASGASSGLGVSPKKIGEIYGIAKAYCTRVGNGAFPTELLDEFGDDLRIKGNEFGSNTGRPRRIGWLDLPALRYAVMINGVTQLVLTKADVLGGLKSVAVCTHYELEDGTMETIAATLPENAKPVLKRMEGWNADFSVMKNPAELPKEVNEFLSFLEAELEIPVAYLSTGPGREQMIKMR
- a CDS encoding Crp/Fnr family transcriptional regulator, with the translated sequence MEELFTYIKKFGTLNPQDELLIAEGIQEITVKKGEPFVEAGKVSQRIAFVKEGVFRSLYYNKQGDDFTRYFIYEGRFIGDFQGFTDQLPAHEDIEAITDAVVLVIDLKHFKILEQKIAVWPVLFARIHVFVVENKLKVASIMLNQDAKSRYIHFLNHYPGLANRVPQSMLASYLGVTPSSLSRIRRNIV
- the ku gene encoding non-homologous end joining protein Ku, producing MKAIWNGAIGFGLVNIPVKIYSATETTKLDLDMLDKSDFSNIRFKRVNENTGKEVKWENIVKGYLMDDKYIVLDEEDYEAASPEKTKILSIDQFVKETEVDSVYFETPYYLEPQKNGENAYRLLLKALEKTSMVGIGTFVLRDSEAIGMIRPYNDEILVLNRLRFDQEIRDYKDLKIPARKAPKPAELKMAVSLIEQLSQEFDPEMYKDTYSDELMKIIKQKAKGKNVKAQKAQPAKEGKVIDLMAQLKASLNSSKSKSAS
- a CDS encoding DNA polymerase ligase N-terminal domain-containing protein, yielding MALKDYQQKRKFEETREPKGKTKKSKNQLIFVIQRHAASRLHYDFRLEMDGVLKSWAVPKGPSLDPKDKRLAMMVEDHPYDYKDFEGNIPEGNYGAGQVEVWDSGTYEPLEENTKLSDEKELLKELHAGSLKFILHGKKLKGEFALVKMKNSEDNAWLLIKHKDEFAESPYDAEENTSAKSLVTKFLEEKKSLKTKEKKK
- the ligD gene encoding DNA ligase D → MITSEKPFRNFNSLTNEKKVKSFIKPMLAKLSEEAFNDKDWLFEIKWDGYRAIAELRKDPPLFYSRNGISFLSKFDKIAQDFDQQKHHMILDGEVVAYNEQGTPDFQLLQQIMEHPETVLVYQVFDLLWLNGHSTEELPLIQRKELLKEALIETHSIKYCDHIPEKGIEFFTQMKKMKLEGMIAKRADSLYTENSRSSDWLKIKFSNTEEVIICGFTEPRGSRESFGALILGRYENENLIYCGHTGTGFNTSTLKEVYQRLQKLVVQSSPFEKIPKTNMPVTWIKPELVCEIKYSEITRDGIFRHPVFITIREDKSPEDLKESSFTEKPKAMKQKTSSKKAEVTEKEKEVTIDKHILKLTKLDKIYFPKDEVTKGDVIDYYQSVARSILPYLKNRPLSLNRFPNGIEEQGFYQKDAGDHIPDWIKTTEIYSESNDKNIDYIYCNDKATLAYLNNLGCIDLNPWNSSLPDLEHPDYLVLDLDPSSKNTFDDVIETALQVNEVLKSIKIKGYCKTSGSTGIHIYIPMGAQYDFDQVKDFAHILMKQVNEKLPKITTLERSLQKRDNKKIYLDYLQNRTGQTLASAYSLRPKQGASVSMPLEWDELKQGLKPTDFTIYNALDRIKEKGDLFKPVLGKGIDMMKALELLQNMD